In the Molothrus aeneus isolate 106 chromosome 28, BPBGC_Maene_1.0, whole genome shotgun sequence genome, one interval contains:
- the LOC136567273 gene encoding feather keratin Cos1-1/Cos1-3/Cos2-1-like yields the protein MSCNTQCRPCQPCGPTPLANSCNECCVRQCQDSTVVIQPPAVVVTLPGPILSSFPQNTVVGSSTSAAVGNILSSDGVPINSGGFDISSITRRYGGRRGLPC from the coding sequence ATGTCCTGCAACACCCAGTGccgtccctgccagccctgtggccccACTCCACTGGCCAACAGCTGCAATGAGTgctgtgtcaggcagtgccaggactCCACTGTGGTCATTCAGCCGCCTGCTGTGgtggtgaccctgcctgggcccatcctcagctccttcccacagAACACCGTGGTGGGAtcctccacctctgctgctgttggcaaCATCCTCAGCTCTGATGGAGTTCCCATCAACTCTGGGGGCTTTGACATCTCCTCCATCACCAGGCGCTACGGTGGAAGGAGGGGCCTCCCTTGCTAA